The following nucleotide sequence is from uncultured Draconibacterium sp..
TGGTGGTAATCACAATTACGCCATTTCCGGCTCGCACCCCCCAGATTGATGCGGCAGCGGCATCTTTCAGGATCGTGATATTCTCAATGTCGTTGGGGTTGATGTTGTTGATATCTCCTTCGTAAGGGAAGTTGTCGACAATAATCAGCGGACTGGCTTCCGATTGGATGGTGCTTTGCCCCCGGATGCTAAGCGATGGGGAACCGTTGAACCGGTGGTCGAACAGGATGCCGCCGGAGATATTCTCCAGCCTGCTTAAGATGTCGGTACTGACAGTCCAGTTGACCAGCTGATTGTCGATTAGCGTGTAAGACCCCAGGGTTTTATCTTTCGACAGCGTTTGGTAGCCGGTTGACACCACCACCTCGTCGATGAAAACCAATTCCTGCTCCAGATAAATGGACAGAGGGCTGTTGTCGTCGGGAATGGGAATCTGCTTTCGGGAATACCCGATATGAGAGACCTGCAGGAAGGATTCATCAGCCGGAAGCACTAGGCGGAAGTTCCCCAGGCTGTCGGTTGTGGCAGAGAATTTTAAATCGGTAGTGGTTATAAAAACACCGGGGATTGTGTTTTTTTCGCTTGAAAAAACAGTTCCTCTTACTTGTTTTAGCTGGGCAAACGATTGGTTTGTGATCCCAATCCCGATTACCAGTATCAATAAATAGTATAGTTTTTTTTGCATCATGTAAGTGTGAGTTTTTGTTGTTTAGTTGAATTGTTTAATCACCAGCATATCAATTTCGCAAAGCTCCTGCTCCAGGCTTAGTCCATAGGGGGGCAGGCAGGTTTTAAACCGGAGAATGTCCTTCTCGTTGGCCGGAAAGCTGATGTCGATGTCGGAGCTAATGCCGGTTCGGTCAATTACCGGACAAGGTTCATTTTTGTACAGGCTGGCTACTGCCCGGTAGAAATTCTGAAAAGGCTGCTTTTGGTAAACCAACTGCCCCGAATCATCGCTTGTAATTTTTGAGGTGGGACTATTTGAAACCAGTTGCTCCGGTGTGCCATGTTGTTTTAATACCCAACACTTTACTTGTCGCTTTTTAATGCTTGCACGCAGGTGGTGAGTGGCACCAAAGAAACGGTTTAAATCTTCGAGCATAAGCTCTCCGGCTTTCGCCTTTAAAGCGGCGGGAATAATTAGCTCGTAGCAGTAGTATTTGTCGCGGGCAGTTGGCATATAGGCCGATACGTTTGGCGGGGGCAGGACTTCCTGCTTGTTGAACGCTGAAATACACCGGTTGGGGTGAGCCAGAACGGTGTTGCCCATATGCCGCACTGCTCCCCGGTACAACTGTAGTACGGTGCCGTTTAAGGCCCTGATTTTGTAGCGGTTTAAACTGTCGGTATATACCCCTCCGCCACCGATCCCGTCCAGGTAGCCGGTGATTACCGAGTGGTAGTACAGGTCTTTTGACTGTCCTCCATTGCCATCAATCAGCAGAGGTTGGGTCAGATCATAATCAAAATTGCTTTTCTTTTCGGCAAGAACTGTCGTTTTAGCCGACAACAGGGCGCTGATGTTTTCGGCGTTTACTTCCGCGTCTCCGGTGATGGCAACTACTTTTCCGTCTTTAATCCAGACCTCGTGAGGGACATATTTATGAGGAAACAGTTTCGACAACGTTTTGTCACCGGTTACCGACGGAAGTGAGACATTCCGGGTGGAAAAGCATTTTTCAATGGTGTTTTTGGGCTGCGAGGTCACCATAAGCACCTGTAGCTGATTGCCAAACTCACGCTGGAGTTGCTCCATCCGAGGAATGGCTTTAAGACACGGAGTGCACCAGGTAGCCCAAAAGTCCAGGATCAGCAATTGGCCTTCGAAATCGGATAACCGGGCTGTTCCGTTTGGATAGTTGACCAGGTCTTTCAGCAGGATATCGGGAACCGGATCGCCCACTTTTAAGGGCGTGGGGCTGTCCTGTCCATAGAGAAATGATTGTACGGCAAGCAGTAAAATACCTGCCAGGTAAAGGTTTAATTTCATCGTTATGGAAATTAATGTGTTATGGAAAAATAGATTGTTAAAAATCAGTTGATGTCGTTGTCGTAACGACAGAGTCATTCCTCACTCGGGTGATTTAATTTTGTTTTGGTACAGGCTATGGTGCCGGCTGAAGAAAAATACCAAACTCATGTAGGAAAGTGTAGATGCAAAACTGAATAGCTTTTGCCGTTTCCCTGGCTTGTTTATTGCTATCTGAGGAATCGCAAAATGGTCAAAGCATTTCCGGAAAATCAAACACACAGGGGCATAATTTTCCTTGTATGGAAAGTTTTTCATAAATTTCGATGTTAATTGATGGTTAGAATTAATTAACGACCAAGCCTGCTACACGTCGCCAAACTGTTGTAGCGGGCTTAAAACTTGTTCTCTGTTTATTTTGTCATAGGCAACTTTGTTTTATGATATAAGTATATTTACGTAGCATCATACAACAGAAAAGTATGATGTAAGCCGGAAAGCTGAGTTGAATTATAAAACGCCTGGAATTAAATGAAAAAGGGCGCGGACTCAACTTACCGACTTGAGGTACTGGTATACCTTGGAACGATAAGAGAACCCACGCCTAGGTCGTGAGCCTCTTGACTTATTATCTCGTTCCGTAAAATTACCAGTTTTCAAGTCGAGATTCTAAGCAATAGCTTCTATATCTTATTTACGAAGTATCGCAAAATTATGATTACGAGGCTAAATTAATAAAAAATATTTAATGGTACATGTACCGTTGATAAAAAAATAAATAATCTTCCAATTTGTAGATAAAATAATATCGTCCTTGGCAACTGAGATTGAAAAATATATAATTGATAAGATTCGGGGAATGAGGATCAGTAGCGGTCTGTCACAGATGGCCTTATCTCAAAAAATAGGCATGAGTAGTAGCTTTGTATCTCATGTAGAATCTTCAAAACGAAGGGCCAAATACAATATTAACCATCTAAATGAAATCGCCAAAGTTTTTGCTTGTTCTCCTAAAGATTTTTGGCCGGATAGTCCTATTCTGTAAGAAATGATAAACAGCAAATCGCATTCATTTTTTCAAACGAGTATTTCTTCTTCCATATTGACTCCATAAACTTAGTTTATAGAGTTGAAATTTAGTTAGTTACTGTGACCGTTATGTAGTTTGCGCTAAAGGTAATGTAATTTCATCATTCATTAATTTGAATGTTTGTTTATGAATTGATTACGAAAGAATTGATAAAATTTGAATGAAACTATAGCTCTAATAATATTTGATTTTATAACTTTATTGCATACTTAAAAAATCTAATGTTTAATAAGACACAATCCTGCAATATGAAACAATCAATTAATTTCCCCAAAAAAAACTTGCCAATTCTTTTGTTAATGATTGAGATGGACTCCGAGATTGTTTTTCAGACGTTTGAAAACTTGTTGTCAAAATATGTTATTAGCTGAATTGTTATCTCTAATTGTAACATAAAGATAGAGTCTTCTCCTGTGTATCTTTTATTCCATTGTAAATACTTCCCGGAGAATGGAGTAACACCTCTGATGCATATTCATAAAAAACAGGTGTAATAATTAAATCTAATAAAATATTAAAATATGAGTTACCACGACCCAATAAGACAATCTAAATATTTACGGCAGACATTATCACAAGATAAAAAACCTGTTGGATTCTTCCTTTCGGCTGGATGCCCTCTAGCTGTTTCTATGCCCAATGACAAATGGCCATTAATCCCAGATGTAGCAGGATTGACAAAACACATCAAAGATGAGCTTGACAATGAAACTACTATTTTAGAGGGAGAAATACGAAATTCTGCAACTGCATACACCGAACTCATAAATGAGGTAATAAAAACAGGAAAGACGGAACCCAATATTGAAGATATATTGAGTTTTCTGAGAGGAATGATACAAATTGCTAAAGGTGCTACTAACATTAGGGGGTTTTCCGAATCAGAGCTAGAGCACCTCGAAAAGCTAATTTGCAAAAAAATAGCCCAAAAGCTGGATGTCAACCTACCGGACAATAAAACACCATACCACAAATTAGCAAAATGGGTGAATAATATTGAAAGAGACACTCCGATTGAGATATTTACCACAAATTATGATCTTTTATTAGAGGAAGCATTTGAAGCCTTAAAAGTTCCTTACTTTGATGGATTTGTTGGTACTCGTTTTCCGTTTTTTGATTTAAGAGCAGTTGAAGATGGACTGATACCTAACCACTGGACCAGATTATGGAAGATACATGGATCAATTAATTGGTATTTAAAAGATAGCAAAGAAGTATACCGTTCAACAGCTTTGAATGGAAGTGATTCTTATATAATCCATCCATCACACTTAAAATATGATCAAAGCCGCAAGATGCCTTACCTGGCATTAATCGACAGACTGAATAAATTTCTAAGGCAAAACTCAGCTGTTTTAATTATGTCCGGTTATTCATTTAGCGATGAACATTTGAATGACACTATTTTGAACGCCTTAAGAGCAAATCCAACAGCAATGGTTATTGCATTATTGTTTGGAGATTTAACTAAGACCATTAAGGAGAAAGTTGATAGTGGAAATACCGTTACCAACACTACAATTAATTATGAAAAAGCTCTTGAACTGGCAGAAAATAGGTCTAATCTAAGTATATGGACCTTTGACGAAGCAGTAATAGGTGGTTTGCGGGCAAAATGGAAACCTGCAAAATTAGA
It contains:
- a CDS encoding TlpA disulfide reductase family protein, with protein sequence MKLNLYLAGILLLAVQSFLYGQDSPTPLKVGDPVPDILLKDLVNYPNGTARLSDFEGQLLILDFWATWCTPCLKAIPRMEQLQREFGNQLQVLMVTSQPKNTIEKCFSTRNVSLPSVTGDKTLSKLFPHKYVPHEVWIKDGKVVAITGDAEVNAENISALLSAKTTVLAEKKSNFDYDLTQPLLIDGNGGQSKDLYYHSVITGYLDGIGGGGVYTDSLNRYKIRALNGTVLQLYRGAVRHMGNTVLAHPNRCISAFNKQEVLPPPNVSAYMPTARDKYYCYELIIPAALKAKAGELMLEDLNRFFGATHHLRASIKKRQVKCWVLKQHGTPEQLVSNSPTSKITSDDSGQLVYQKQPFQNFYRAVASLYKNEPCPVIDRTGISSDIDISFPANEKDILRFKTCLPPYGLSLEQELCEIDMLVIKQFN
- a CDS encoding SIR2 family protein, producing MSYHDPIRQSKYLRQTLSQDKKPVGFFLSAGCPLAVSMPNDKWPLIPDVAGLTKHIKDELDNETTILEGEIRNSATAYTELINEVIKTGKTEPNIEDILSFLRGMIQIAKGATNIRGFSESELEHLEKLICKKIAQKLDVNLPDNKTPYHKLAKWVNNIERDTPIEIFTTNYDLLLEEAFEALKVPYFDGFVGTRFPFFDLRAVEDGLIPNHWTRLWKIHGSINWYLKDSKEVYRSTALNGSDSYIIHPSHLKYDQSRKMPYLALIDRLNKFLRQNSAVLIMSGYSFSDEHLNDTILNALRANPTAMVIALLFGDLTKTIKEKVDSGNTVTNTTINYEKALELAENRSNLSIWTFDEAVIGGLRAKWKPAKLDYDAEENVANAVKQEQIKVKDDDGNETDEKVTKFEFQLGDFAVLGNFLQELIGKEQFKIEQDGV